From a single Miscanthus floridulus cultivar M001 chromosome 8, ASM1932011v1, whole genome shotgun sequence genomic region:
- the LOC136472705 gene encoding uncharacterized protein — translation MVPCAQQLQLPTAPLHTLRQAGRIPLRRPHRRSGRTIAAMISASASSGTPNPVVLGCGGISVDYLATVASFPNPDDKIRSLALKVQGGGNTGNALTAAARLGLRPRIISKVANDAQGRSILNELQSDGVDTSYILVAENGNSPFSYIIVDEQTKTRTCIHTPGSPPMVPEELTKANLSSALDGADIVYFDVRLHDTALLVAEEASQRKIPILVDAERKREGLDELLNFASYVVCSAKFPQAWIGASSTPVALVSMLSRLPNIKFVIVTLGEKGCLMLERSMTDASEAGEIDAEALFESLEKKVDRSSNIPKCIASKPNLRIHADGVGSISGRLLLGTAEVIPPGELVDTTGAGDAFIGAVLYGLCTGMPPERMLPFAAQVAGCGCRGLGARSSLPHRTDPRLAGY, via the exons ATGGTGCCCTGCGCCCAGCAGCTGCAGCTGCCCACCGCTCCTCTCCACACTCTCCGTCAAGCGGGCAGGATTCCGCTTCGTCGTCCGCATCGCCGCAGCGGCCGTACCATCGCCGCCATgatctccgcctccgcctcctccggCACCCCCAACCCCGTCGTG CTCGGGTGCGGCGGCATCTCCGTCGACTACCTGGCCACGGTGGCGTCCTTCCCCAACCCCGACGATAAGATCCGAAGCCTCGCCCTCAAGGTGCAGGGGGGCGGCAACACTGGCAACGCGCTCACTGCAGCTGCACGCCTCGGCCTCCGTCCCAGGATCATCTCCAAG GTAGCCAACGATGCTCAAGGAAGAAGCATCCTCAACGAGCTCCAATCTGATGGCGTCGACACATCCTACATCCTG gtGGCAGAGAACGGGAATTCACCATTCAGCTACATAATAGTTGATGAGCAGAC GAAAACTCGTACATGTATACACACTCCTGGTTCTCCGCCCATGGTACCAGAAGAGCTCACAAAGGCAAACTTGTCGTCCGCTTTAGATGGCGCGGACATCGTCTACTTCGATGTACGATTGCATGACACTGCTTTGCTTGTTGCAGAAGAG GCAAGTCAAAGAAAAATCCCTATTTTAGTTGATGCTGAAAGAAAGAGGGAAGGGCTGGACGAGCTTCTTAATTTTGCATCTTATGTTGTATGCTCGGCAAAGTTTCCTCAG GCTTGGATAGGAGCCTCATCAACACCTGTTGCTTTAGTATCCATGCTTTCAAGGTTACCAAACATCAAATTTGTTATTGTAACTCTGGGGGAGAAAGGTTGCTTAATGCTTGAGAGAAGCATGACAG ATGCTTCTGAAGCAGGGGAAATAGATGCAGAGGCTTTATTCGAATCACTAGAGAAGAAAGTTGACCGGAGTTCCAATATACCAAAATGCATTGCTTCCAAG CCAAACTTGAGAATACACGCAGATGGAGTAGGCTCGATAAGTGGCAGGTTACTTCTAGGTACTGCTGAAGTTATACCACCTGGTGAACTTGTAGATACAACTGGTGCgggagatgcattcattggagcAGTTCTATATG GTTTATGCACTGGCATGCCACCAGAGAGGATGCTGCCTTTTGCTGCACAAGTG GCTGGTTGCGGTTGCAGAGGTTTGGGGGCTCGAAGCAGCCTTCCCCATCGCACAGATCCGCGCCTGGCTGGCTATTGA
- the LOC136472707 gene encoding large ribosomal subunit protein eL31-like translates to MAERKGGAARKEEVVTREYTINLHKRLHGCTFKKKAPNAVKEIRKFAQKAMGTTDVRIDVKLNKHIWSSGIRSVPRRVRVRIARKRNDEEDAKEELYSLVTVAEIPAEGLKGLGTKVIDEAD, encoded by the exons ATGGCGGAGAGGAAGGGAGGAGCGGCCAGGAAGGAGGAGGTGGTCACCAGGGAGTACACCATCAACCTCCACAAGCGCCTCCACGGCTG CACATTCAAGAAGAAGGCACCCAATGCCGTCAAGGAGATCAGGAAGTTTGCGCAGAAGGCTATGGGCACCACCGACGTCAGGATTGATGTGAAGCTCAACAAGCACATCTGGAGCAGCGGAATCAGGAGCGTGCCACGGAGGGTTCGTGTGAGGATTGCCCGCAAGAGGAACGACGAGGAGGATGCCAAGGAGGAACTCTACTCCCTTGTCACCGTTGCTGAGATCCCTGCCGAGGGCTTGAAAGGACTGGGAACCAAGGTCATTGACGAAGCGGATTAA
- the LOC136476785 gene encoding uncharacterized protein, with protein sequence MGAKDNGQGRDEKKGIGSDYVPTRDSFSSQGESRVPRKLSKKETKDNSPRMTKSSASRQPQNKLQHKGLNNVQNKSQKQKKTVSAAKAVEVRKPEITRIPSRPPSELSEETDDIISDAGTVDDKGTEEAKEIDVLDEAPHCDQSTGTDDEIPDIEDKVVDHGKSVVGQGNGELVLKIDKLEQELREIAALEVSLYSVVPEHGSSAHKLHTPARRLSRLYIHASKFWSEDKRASVAKSIASGLVLVAKSSSNDASRLIFWLSNTVVLREIIVQTFGISHQFTPSMTTMNMNGGAKKLDGKSMTMLWRNNSNGKQDKLAAMQMPDDWQETSTLLAALEKIESWIFSRIVETVWWQALTPHMQKRAEGSSTPKAGRVLGPALGDQQQGTFSVNLWKAAFHDAFSRMCPLRAGGHECGCLPVLAKLVMEQCVARLDVAMFNAILRESASEIPTDPISDPIVDPKVLPIPAGDLSFGSGAQLKNSIGNWSRWLTDKLGIDDDDSDDIGDVEDERRGRAETKSFQLLNELSDLLMLPKDMLLEKSIRKEVCPSIGLQLVTRILCNFTPDEFCPDAVPSTVLEELNSESLLERHTNKDVINVFPCIAAPIVYRAPSTLDAAEKVADIGGGAKLDRKASMVQRRGYTSDDDLDDLDSPLASLIDRSAPPSPSNGFAHFSSQRGVSMENTRYTLLREVWLEQR encoded by the exons ATGGGCGCAAAAGATAATGGGCAGGGAAGAGATGAGAAGAAGGGGATTGGATCAGATTATGTACCTACTAGAGACTCCTTTTCATCACAAGGTGAGTCTCGGGTTCCAAGGAAGCTCAGTAAAAAGGAGACAAAAGATAACAGCCCCAGAATGACAAAAAGCAGCGCCAGCCGTCAACCTCAAAACAAGCTGCAACATAAAGGATTAAACAATGTACAGAACAAGTCTCAGAAACAAAAGAAAACAGTTAGTGCTGCTAAGGCTGTTGAAGTTAGAAAACCAGAAATTACAAGAATTCCTTCCCGCCCTCCGTCAGAATTGTCCGAGGAAACAGATGATATAATCAGTGATGCTGGAACTGTTGATGATAAAGGCACCGAGGAGGCCAAGGAGATCGATGTGTTAGATGAAGCTCCACACTGTGATCAGAGTACTGGTACTGATGATGAAATTCCTGATATCGAAGACAAGGTAGTTGATCATGGAAAATCAGTTGTAGGTCAAGGCAATGGGGAATTAGTGTTGAAAATTGACAAGTTGGAACAGGAACTTCGTGAAATTGCTGCTCTTGAAGTTTCCCTGTACTCTGTAGTGCCCGAGCATGGAAGTTCAGCACATAAGTTGCACACCCCAGCTCGGCGTCTTTCTAGGCTATATATCCATGCATCCAAGTTTTGGTCTGAAGATAAGAGAGCTTCAGTAGCTAAAAGCATTGCTTCTGGTCTCGTTCTTGTTGCAAAGTCCAGTAGCAATGATGCTTCGAG GCTGATATTCTGGCTGTCCAACACAGTTGTCCTCAGGGAGATAATTGTACAAACTTTTGGCATTTCACATCAATTTACTCCATCCATGACGACTATGAACATGAATGGTGGTGCCAAAAAACTTGATGGGAAATCTATGACaatgctgtggagaaacaactccAATGGCAAGCAAGACAAACTTGCTGCAATGCAGATGCCAGATGATTGGCAGGAAACAAGTACACTTTTGGCTGCATTAGAGAAGATCGAATCTTGGATATTTTCTCGCATTGTTGAGACAGTATGGTGGCAG GCACTAACTCCTCACATGCAAAAACGGGCGGAAGGCTCATCAACTCCAAAGGCTGGTAGAGTGTTAGGTCCTGCTTTGGGTGATCAGCAGCAGGGCACCTTTTCTGTTAACCTGTGGAAAGCTGCATTTCATGATGCATTCAGCAGAATGTGCCCCCTTCGTGCTGGTGGACATGAGTGTGGCTGTTTACCAGTATTAGCAAAACTG GTGATGGAACAATGTGTAGCCCGTTTGGATGTTGCCATGTTTAATGCCATCCTTCGTGAATCAGCAAGTGAGATACCAACAGACCCTATATCTGACCCAATTGTTGACCCAAAAGTCCTACCAATTCCAGCTGGTGATCTAAGCTTTGGGTCAGGCGCGCAGCTGAAGAACTCT ATTGGAAACTGGTCCAGATGGCTGACAGATAAGCTTGGCATAGATGATGATGATTCTGATGACATAGGAGATGTTGAAGATGAAAGAAGAGGCAGAGCTGAAACAAAATCATTTCAACTGCTTAATGAACTAAGTGATCTCCTGATGCTCCCAAAGGACATGCTTCTTGAAAAATCTATCAGGAAAGAG GTCTGCCCTTCAATTGGCCTTCAATTAGTGACAAGAATCCTGTGCAACTTCACCCCAGATGAGTTTTGCCCTGATGCGGTTCCTAGCACGGTCTTAGAAGAGCTGAATTCTGAG AGCTTGCTGGAGCGTCACACCAACAAAGATGTGATCAATGTGTTTCCATGCATCGCTGCTCCTATAGTGTACCGTGCACCTTCAACGTTGGATGCGGCAGAGAAAGTGGCAGACATAGGAGGTGGTGCAAAGCTGGACAGGAAAGCCTCAATGGTGCAGAGAAGAGGGTATACCAGTGATGATGACCTTGATGACCTGGATTCTCCCCTTGCATCCCTAATCGACAGGAGCGCTCCACCTTCACCATCAAATGGTTTCGCACATTTCAGTTCTCAGAGAGGAGTTTCTATGGAGAATACAAGATACACACTCCTAAGAGAAGTATGGTTGGAGCAACGGTGA